The genomic segment AACTAAAGGTAAGTTATAGATATTACCATCGGCAGCTGTTGTTAAGGTCTTAGCGGTAGGGTATGCTTCAAATACCTTCTTGGTATTTTCACCGTATTTCTCAATAAGATCGTTAAGTGGTAAAATAATGCCTTGAGAACCGTATAGGGCTTGTTGTGAATAGTTCAATTTGCTTGTAAGTAAAACTTCTGGATAGCTACCTGTTGCTAACAATATATTGAGTTTTTCCACTTCATCATCTTTAGAAGCTGTAATGAAATCAAAATCAATATTGGTTTGTTCTTCTAGCCAAAGTGTATAATCGTTGGTCTCATAATCGTCCACTTCAGTCCCAAATCGAACAAAAACACTTAATGGTGTCTTTTCTTTTAAAGGAAAGGACAATTTCTCATTAGATTCTGAACTACCGCCCTCATTGTTACTTACTTCTGTTGTCCCTGTATCCATAGTATTTTCTTGGCTACTTTGATTTGAACCGCATGCTGCCAATAAACTTGCTATCAAGATACATATCATTACGAAACAAATACCTCTTTTTTTTGCACACATTTTACTTCCTCCTTTTCATTTAACCCTTAACTGAACCTACCATAACCCCTTTAACAAAGTACTTTTGAACAAATGGATAAAGAATCATAAGGGGTATACTGGATACCACTATAAGTGAGTACTTCAATAATAATGCTAAGTTTTCTCTCATAAGTAACGTTTCTGGATCAGCAGTCATAGCAAGATCCGTTCCTATTTGATTTTGAATTAATATATCTCTCAAAATAATCTGTAATGGAAACTTTGTTTTATCTGATAAATAGATCATAGCGTCAAAATAGGCATTCCAATGGGTTACTGCATAAAACAACCCTATAACAGCCAATATTGGTTTGGATAAGGGTAATACAATTCTACAAAGAAAATTGATATCACTACATCCGTCTATGCGAGCTGCTTCTAGCAAGTCTTTTGGTATGCTTGTTCTAAAGTAGGTTATTGTAACCATTACATTCCAAGCATTTACAGCCTTAGGTATGATCAAAACTAGCCGTGAATTAATTAATCCTAATTGTCTTATTAACATGTAGGTAGGTATTAACCCTGCATTAAAGATCATGGTAAAGACGATGAGCAAAGTAAAAAACTTTCTCAACCTCAAATCTTGTCTAGATAGAGGGTAAGCTACCATAACCGTGAAAACTATATTGACTATTGTTCCTACAAACATGTAGAAAAAAGAGTTCAAATAACCCATGTTAATTCCCCTATGATCTACAATGGCTTTATAGCCATCCAGTGAAAAATCTACTGGAAATAGCCATACCCGCCCTTGTATAAGCGCTAGGGAATCACTAAAAGATGCACTCACTATAAAGATTAATGGGTACGCTATAACCACCAGTATGGCGAATAGTATTGAATAATTGACAATATTAAAAACCTTATCTCCTTTTGTTTCATTAATACTACTTTTGAGCATTCTTATCCCTCCATTACCATAGACTAGATTCAGAGAATTTTTGCGATAATTTATTGACTGATATAATCATAATCAAGCCAATCAATGATTGAAATAAACCAATAGCAGTGGAATAAGAAAACTGTGGTATAAATGACTTTAACCCTGTTTTATACACATATGTTGCAATGATCTCTGAGTACTGCATGTTGACATCGTTTTGCATAAGCAATACTTTTTCGAAACCTAAATTCAAAATTTTTCCTGAATTTAATATCAATAGAACAATTGCAGTAGGCATAATTCCTGGTAGATCAATATGTATTAATCTTTTGAACTTGCTAGCCCCATCTACAATAGCAGCTTCATGTAATGTAGGGTCAATACCGGCTAAAGTAGCTATGTAGATGATAGAATTAAAGCCAATGCTTTGCCATACTCCTGACCATACATAGAGATGTCTAAAGGAACTTGCTGTTCCTATAAAATCAACCTCTTCAAACCCTACTCCAACTAAAA from the Vallitalea okinawensis genome contains:
- a CDS encoding carbohydrate ABC transporter permease, with the protein product MLKSSINETKGDKVFNIVNYSILFAILVVIAYPLIFIVSASFSDSLALIQGRVWLFPVDFSLDGYKAIVDHRGINMGYLNSFFYMFVGTIVNIVFTVMVAYPLSRQDLRLRKFFTLLIVFTMIFNAGLIPTYMLIRQLGLINSRLVLIIPKAVNAWNVMVTITYFRTSIPKDLLEAARIDGCSDINFLCRIVLPLSKPILAVIGLFYAVTHWNAYFDAMIYLSDKTKFPLQIILRDILIQNQIGTDLAMTADPETLLMRENLALLLKYSLIVVSSIPLMILYPFVQKYFVKGVMVGSVKG
- a CDS encoding ABC transporter permease, whose amino-acid sequence is MIRQKRTQKNYTPRSKLKVIQKEWYLNWQLYLLLFLPISYFILFKYVPIYGIQIAFKDFSIIDGVWGSPWVGFKHFITFFTDYRFFNIIGNTFILNIYQLIASFPIPILFALSLNAVNCKGFKKTLQMITYAPHFISTVVMVGMVFIFFSTRTGLFNQLLVGVGFEEVDFIGTASSFRHLYVWSGVWQSIGFNSIIYIATLAGIDPTLHEAAIVDGASKFKRLIHIDLPGIMPTAIVLLILNSGKILNLGFEKVLLMQNDVNMQYSEIIATYVYKTGLKSFIPQFSYSTAIGLFQSLIGLIMIISVNKLSQKFSESSLW